Proteins encoded together in one Streptomyces sp. B1I3 window:
- a CDS encoding 5'-nucleotidase: MYKRMLRSALAATFVAAMGFGLSSAGDIGWGSEAAAAPGDIGWNVQAGAPADIGWVAPASGQGDIGWSSPTDIGWAAPTGTAA; encoded by the coding sequence ATGTACAAGCGAATGCTTCGCTCGGCGCTTGCCGCCACGTTCGTCGCGGCCATGGGTTTCGGGCTGTCGAGCGCAGGCGACATCGGCTGGGGCAGCGAGGCGGCTGCTGCGCCGGGTGACATCGGCTGGAATGTGCAGGCAGGCGCGCCGGCCGACATCGGCTGGGTCGCTCCCGCGAGCGGCCAGGGTGACATCGGCTGGTCTTCTCCGACCGACATCGGATGGGCCGCCCCGACCGGTACCGCGGCATGA
- a CDS encoding (2Fe-2S)-binding protein, producing MTTPPDDRTFRREMATAYRSGWHFIDLLTALTRQGDSLMVTLFGEPIVVVMETDEDIRAYRCLRRPRGAPQPVRCAVRYGMIFVNLDQRDHELFEQEAISATPRSA from the coding sequence ATGACCACCCCACCGGACGACCGTACGTTCCGGCGGGAGATGGCCACGGCGTATCGCTCAGGGTGGCACTTCATCGATCTGCTCACGGCACTGACCCGCCAGGGCGATTCGTTGATGGTCACCCTGTTCGGGGAGCCCATCGTCGTCGTGATGGAAACGGATGAGGACATTCGCGCCTATCGCTGCCTCCGCCGTCCCCGCGGGGCGCCGCAACCGGTTCGCTGTGCCGTGAGGTACGGCATGATCTTCGTCAATCTCGATCAGCGCGACCATGAGCTGTTCGAACAAGAAGCCATTTCCGCCACCCCCCGCAGTGCCTGA